The Drosophila suzukii unplaced genomic scaffold, CBGP_Dsuzu_IsoJpt1.0 scf_15, whole genome shotgun sequence genome includes the window ACCAGAGCGATACACTTGGAGCTGGCACATGACCTGTCAACGGATTCCTGCATAATCGTGATCAGGAATTTTGTCTGCCGTCGAGGGCCAGTTTATAGACTGCGCAGCGACAACGGCAGGAACTTCGTGGGAGCAGATAGAGAGGCCAAGAAGTTTGCTGAGGTATTTGAACCCGAGAGGATCCAGATGGAGCTGTCGAGCAAAGGGATTGACTGGATCTTCAATTGCCCAGCGAACCCGTCAGAAGGCGGATTCTGGGAACGAATGGTGAAGGAAGTGGCGCCGAGCGAGCACTTCTTGGAGAGTTTCCTGATAGAGGCGGAGAACATTGTAAATTCTCGTCCGCTCACCCATTTGCCAGTGAGTGCGGACCAGGAAGCCCCTCTTACGCCGAACGATCTGCTCAAGGGAGCAGCTTGCCCGCTGGATACCCCCGGCCTGGATGGAGGCCTTGTTAAGGAAGGCGCCACAAGGAAGCAGTGGCGCATAGCAAGGATGTTGAGGgaacgattctggaaaaagtGGATCTTGGAGTACATGCCCACATTGACGCGGCGAGAGATGTGGTGCCGCAAAGAGGAGCCGATTCGTCGAGGAGACATCGTCTTCGTTTGTGACCCAGCTGTACCGTGGCGAGATTGGTGGAGAGGCATCGTCGAAAAGGCCTTTGCTGGAGTCGATGGAGAGATTAGGCGAGCCAGAGTGCGGATCATGGATGGAGATCGGACTCGCTGGATAATGCGCCCCGCTTCAAAGTTGGCGGTTTTGGATTAAAGTAAAGATCCTCGTCGAATTTGAGCTCGATAGTTAAGTCAGTATTTAATCGATAGGAATTGGTATTGTGCCCTGATGGAGCAATTGGACACACTAGAAAGCACGAATATGGCGCACTCGTTGAATTGTTGAAAGTCATGGAGTATGGGAGTAAGAAACTGTTATATTTTAAGCCATTGTAATTGAATTTGTAATCTCTCACagaataaaatatatactatGCCATACAGTCCTACATTCAAGCGTTCCCCTTGTTTGTTGTGGATCGGGTCCGTGTATATTGTAGGCAACTCCCATTCTTGTTTCGACAGTGGTCTTTTATTCGCAGTCAGGCGGACTGCCGTGGATCCTAACCTACAGTCAGGCGTACTGTGTTGAGGTAGGACTGACTTGGCGACTTGCGCTTATGGCTTTGGCATTTGGCGGTCATTGGCTAGAGAGTTGCCGGGTGATCTTAAGTTGCAGTCACAGCGGACTGCACTGGAAAGCACATTGGCGTTGGACGCCGCTTGGAGCGGATTAATTCGATCACCCGGTGAATTCCATCGGGCCCTAGGCGTGGGTCGCATTTGGCGCAGGCAGCGCAGGTCAAATTTGGACGCAATTGGCGTCACTGGATACGTCGTGGGATGAGTGCCTGGAGGAAGACGATGCAGCATTCCCCCAGAAGGAGTCCTCGTCTGAACGATGGACAGAAAAACGTGAGTGCGACGGCGCAGACAGATACCAGCGTTTTGGTCCCGCAACAGAGTGCAGGAACGTCGCAAGATGGCGGCCGAGGCAGTGGAGCCCTGGCGCCATCCAGCCAGTCGGCAAGTATAGGTGCCACCAACATAAGCTCTGGGTAATCGCAGAGCAGGAAACCCATGATGGCCGACCTCTTGGAGAGGATCGCCGAGCTGAAGAAGGATTTGCGGAGCGGGAGCGCGCTGATCCCGCTATATCGACCAAAACCCCAAAAAGTGTGTCATCAGTGATACCGCCATCTTGGAGCGGATCTCAAACGGTACCGTGGACAGTTACAGAGAACTGCACGACGAGAAGCAGCTACTCGTCGCCACACTGCGCTACTGGTACTACGGTTTCAGCGCATGGTTCCGAGCCATATAGTGAAGTGGCTGGCGAAACATTAGGAGGAGTGCCGTCTCTCGGAGTCGGCCCTTGGAGGAAATGGAAGCTGGGCACCACGAAAGCTTCCCGAGCTGCCTACGTTCGGAGGAAAGCCAGAGGATTGGCCCATCTTCTACTGCGCGTTTACGGAGACGACGCGGGCGTACAACTGTACGGATCTGGAGAATAATCAGAGGTTACTAAAGGCGTTAAAGAATGAAGCGCGTGAGACAGTGAAGTCGCTATTGATTCACCCAAGCAATGGGAATGCAGTAGTGGAGCAGCTGCGTTTTAGATATGGCCGACCGGAGAAGCTTATACGCAGTCAGCTCAACAGCATCCAAGATGTGCCTTCAATATCGGAGCACAGTCCGGAAAAGCTTGTCACATATGCCACGCATGTGAGTAACCTAACGGCCTTTGGCAGTAAGAGTAACCTAGCATTTGGGTAACCCTACCCTGATGGAGGACCTTGTGGCCAAACTCCCAACAAGCAAAGGAGTGGAGTGGGCAAGGCATGCTGTTACAATCAAGCCCTTTCCAACTATTGTGGATTTTAGTTCGTGGCTGACGGACTATGCGAAAGTGGTCTGCGTGGTAGCAGATATGGATGGATCTGGAAAGGAGCCGAGGCGTCGAACGGGATCAGGAAGAGCAACAGAAAAGTTGCCAAAGAAGTTGCCCAATTTGTGGAAGGCAACATGCAGTCTTGGACTGCCAACGGTTTATTGGAGCCGCGCCTACAGAGAGGTTGAGGCTCGCCAGAAGACACCGACTATGTTTTATGTGTCTGAGGATCGGGGACATGACGGGATCCTGCGACAGGAGAGTGCCCTGTTAATGGATGCTGGAGGAAGCATCATCGACTTCTGCATGGAGCAGACAACAGCTTCAGGAGACCGCCACAGCGAGGCGGCAATTGGAGAAGCAACGATCGGGACCAACGGGCGCTTGGACCGTGGCAAGGCGTACGAGTGGATAAAGGAACATTGTCATCAGCGGATGCTCAACCGACGCCGAAAAAGAATTTAAGCTGGGTCGACGAGGACAGAGAACGACTACTGTTCCGTGTACTGCCGGTGAAGCTATACGGAGGTGGGAAACAAGTGGATAAAGGTTCTTCGGTGACGATGGTGGACAACGAGCTGCTTGGAGAGTTAGGCGTACAATGAGTACGCCGTCAGCTGAATGTACAATGGCTTGGAGGTAGAGCCACCAGGGAGCCTACTAGCGTGGTACGTCTGCAAATTAGTGGAGCAGACAAGTCCACCCGACATGTACTGAGAAACGTGCATGACGTTTCGAATTTGAGTTTGCCGATGCAGAGCTTGCGTCGACAAGATGTGAGGAGCGTATACAAGGACGCTCGACTTCCGATGAAACCCTATGAGAACGCAGTACCGAAGCTGCTGATTGGACTGGATCATGGCCATTTAGAGATACGCAATCACCGAGGTCATGTCTGCTAGCCACGTCGGTGGAGGATAACGTAGAACGGATCGACGAGAACTAATTCGAGATCGAGAACTTTGGTGTGAAGGCGGCGCCAGCGGTCGCGGCCAGCGACGACGTGAGGGCCCAGCAGATTTTGGATGACACTACGATGAGAGTTGGCCGTCGCTACCAGACGGGATTATTATGGAAAACGGATCACATTGTGCTGCCAAGTAGCTAAGAGTTGGCGTACAATCGGCTGGTCAATATTGAAAAGAAAATGAAGCGAGACGCGCAGTTTGCCCAGGAATATTCCCGGAAGGAGTACGTATCCAAAGGCTACGCGAAGCGTTTGGAACGAAAGGATATCGCTAAGGAGAGCGACAGGACTTGGTACTCGCCACACTTTGGAGTGGAGAGTCCCAACAAGCCGGGAAAGATATGACTGGTATTTGATGCAGCGGCACGAGTTGGAGACGTGTCGTTAAATTCAGCGCTGAGCAAAGGTTCACAACACTACAAGCCCTTGGCATCTATTCTCTTCCACTTCAGAGAAGGCGCAGTCGGAGTTTGCAGCGACATCAGGTGCTGATCCGACCCGAGGATAGATGTGCGCAATGATTTCTGTGGAGAGATGGGGATGACCTGCGGGATCCCGACGTGTATGAAATGCGCGTGATGATATTTGGAGAAGCATGTTCACCGAGTGCTGCACATCATGTGAAGACCGTGAATGCCAAGCGATTCATGGACTCGGATCCCAGAGCAGTCAAGGCCATCGTCGACTACCACTACGTGGACGACTATGTAGATAGTTTCGCCACTGAGAACGAAGCTATTGGAGTTGCTACCAGAGTGAAGGAGATACATGCACAAGGCGGATTTGAGTTGTGCAAGTTTTCGTCGAGTTCCCCTGCTGTGGAGAGGATGCTCGGACCAAGTGAACACGCCCAATCTATTGGATGGGGTGAAGCCGAGCAGAAGATTTTGCGAATGAGGTGGCAGCCAGCCACAGACGACTTCAGATTCTGAGTGCAGTACCATAAAGTGGCACCCATCGTATTGGGTTGGGTTAGGGTTCCCACAAAGCGGGAACCCCTGAGCATGGTTATGTCAACGTTCGATCCCTTGGGATTTCTTTGTTGCCTGATGGTAACAGCGAAGCTATTATTGCGAGAAGTCTGGAGAAGGAAGATCCCATGGGACGATCCACTACCGGATGAGATGTACAATGCCTTTATGGATTGGCGTAAGGCGATGGAGAAAGTGGATAAGTTCCGGAGCCCACGTCACTATTTTGGACATGGGCAAGTGAAGGCTACTGAGATGCACGTCTTCGTGGATGCGAGTCAGTCAGCATTCGCGACAGTGATTTATTGGAGGATCACCTATAAGGACGACGACGTACAAGTGAGTTTTGTGTGCGCAAGGACGAAGTGCGCGCCTATGCGAACGGTGACGATTCCACGGCTGGAGCTGCAGGCAGCAGTTCTTGGTACAAGACTGATGGACACCGTCAGGAAGGACCACGATGTGGCCATCAGTGACATTGTATTATGGAGCGACTCAAAGACAGTGTTGGGATGGATTGGCAGTACATACAGGCGCTAAAAGCAGGTTGTCGGCAACAGAGTAGCGGACATTTTGGAGTCAACGAAGGTGGCCCAATGGAGATGGCTACCGTCCGCCGAAAATGTGGCGGGTGATGCGACCAGGTCGCGATTTAGTGTGGACTTGAGCGAGGAGTCACGCTGGCTAAATGGACCGGCATTCCTGAGGAGACCAGCGGCGAGCTGGCCAGGATCTGCACCCAGCGACGAGGCGGATGCAGATGATGAAGAAGAAATGCCGAGTGAGTTTGTGCTTATTGGAGCAAGTGAGACCTTTATACAGATTCAGAGATTCTCAAGCTACATGCGATTGTTGAGGACTGCAGCCTGGGTCCTAAGGTTCACGCGTCGATGCCGTGGACATCGAGATGAGAACTATGCTTGAGAACTATGGCCTCACAGCAGCGGAGTGTGAGGACGCTGAGAATCTGCTGATTCGGAAGGCGCAACATGAGGCGTTTTCCGACGAGATGCGGGCCGCTGAGAATAGACTGGAAGTCGCTAGACGGACCGACATATTTGGACTGGCGCCATACCTAGATGGCAACGGAGTCTTGCGAGCTTACGGCAGGATTGATGCGGAGCTGTGTATACCCTGTGACGATCCTGCCCGACGGCTAGACCGTCacattacatatatataagtaATAGTTAACTAAGTCTGGCAGTGTTATTATTAGTACGTAAGTGATATGAAATGAAGGATTATGATTTATTAAGTGGAAAGCGAACATATGGATTTTTGGGGTGCAAAACCAAAATAGGTCAAGTTTGGTTCCGCACCATCCGACCGAGGTGGCAACCatagggaaaaatactagaaaatagagaaaataCCAAACCGATCTGACAAGAAAAAGGGAAGAAGGATGAAATGGGCACACGGCGGTTTCCGGGCTCTCTCGGCTCTGGTATCGGAAGGTGTACGGTTGCGCACGCGGAAAGGAAAAGGCAAGAAAACACGCGGAGAAAAAGGAAGCCCGGTCGGTAGGAAGTAAGGTTAGTGAATCAGTGTAATCGGCGCAGTGAAACTCAGGAACGATTAAACACGACAAATAAAATTGAGTGAACTAATACAAAAGGAAAAGGCGAGCGGTATTGATGTACATATTGGGTTTTGTTCCCCCCCCTTCTCGCACCCGTTGTTCCCCGAGCGAGCCAGGCTACTAACGATCGATGACCCAATCGGAAGCGGTAAATTAGTTACGTCGGACATATATATAGCATCCCGATCTTGTGAAACTCACCCACTCTGCACAGTGAGGTGGAAGACTCCCTCACATTCCCGCATGAACCCTCCCCACGAGGTGGTATTTCCCTTTGTGCCCTATTAATtcctcccccccccccccccccccacgaGGTGGCAGACCCCTTCGTGCCCTATTATCCCCCCGACGAGGCGGCAGATCCCTTCGTGTCCTGTTAACTCCCACACCGTAGCGGAAGGGCAGACCCTTCCGACTTTGACTAATCGAACTTGTTTTCAGCCGGCCCAAACACGACAGACACTGGCtgcggcctcgcccgaaggtccagcccgtggAATTTTTGGCCCCGCAAGCCTTATTCCTCGGCCACGTAAGATAGAACCCGGCtgcggcctcgcccgaaggtccagcccgtggGATTTTCGGCCACGAAAGGACTTGGTATTCTGACGGTGCCGTAACCTCATAGGTCCTGGAATACCCCTCCCTTTGAGCGGATAGGCGTAGAATATCCGGGATAATTGATCAGAAATCATCGTTCGCCCCGCGAATATTACTCTCTAGCCCTATGTCTCAGTGACTTTACAAGTTTCTTGTAAAAGGACCTCTGGATCCGACTGA containing:
- the LOC136117222 gene encoding uncharacterized protein encodes the protein MVVRDAHVRIKHQNVDATIAEIRTKFWITKLRRVLQGVISGCSQCKLQRARPMPPIMGSLPEDRLEANVWPFKRTGLDYFGPLLVTVARHHENFVCRRGPVYRLRSDNGRNFVGADREAKKFAEVFEPERIQMELSSKGIDWIFNCPANPSEGGFWERMVKEVAPSEHFLESFLIEAENIVNSRPLTHLPVSADQEAPLTPNDLLKGAACPLDTPGLDGGLVKEGATRKQWRIARMLRERFWKKWILEYMPTLTRREMWCRKEEPIRRGDIVFVCDPAVPWRDWWRGIVEKAFAGVDGEIRRARVRIMDGDRTRWIMRPASKLAVLD
- the LOC136117223 gene encoding uncharacterized protein; the encoded protein is MRVMIFGEACSPSAAHHVKTVNAKRFMDSDPRAVKAIVDYHYVDDYVDSFATENEAIGVATRVKEIHAQGGFELCKFSSSSPAVERMLGPSEHAQSIGWGEAEQKILRMRVPTKREPLSMVMSTFDPLGFLCCLMVTAKLLLREVWRRKIPWDDPLPDEMYNAFMDWRKAMEKVDKFRSPRHYFGHGQVKATEMHVFVDASQSAFATVIYWRITYKDDDVQVSFVCARTKCAPMRTVTIPRLELQAAVLGTRLMDTVRKDHDVAISDIVVGNRVADILESTKVAQWRWLPSAENVAGDATRSRFSVDLSEESRWLNGPAFLRRPAASWPGSAPSDEADADDEEEMPSEFVLIGASSRVDAVDIEMRTMLENYGLTAAECEDAENLLIRKAQHEAFSDEMRAAENRLEVARRTDIFGLAPYLDGNGVLRAYGRIDAELCIPCDDPARRLDRHITYI